GCCGTATGGCAAATTCAATAGAAACAGGAGAAAGGACGTTATGTATATGGTACCATATTGATTTGAGAAAATCTAATTTGAATTAAGCCAAGAACATCCCCTATTTCCCAAACATAAGCAAATTAAGGCAAGTTGACCAGCATGAATTGTTTTAGATGTTGCACTCCCTTTTTTTCTGATGGTTTGGTCTGAAATGCAAACTAGCTCAATACTTTGATGCTATTAGGTGCTTCTGTTTCAGAAAGGAAGCATAAGCCTATCACTGTTACTATTAGCAAATATACACTTGGCTGAAGCAAAGTCTGATGGACCTTTACTGTTGCAGCTTCAGGCGCTGGTACAGGTCCCCGTAATTGTGGTTGGACTGCTCTTCAGCAACATATCTCTGattttgatgttaataaggATGGTATCCTTTATCCCTGGGAGACATATGCAGGTAAACTTCAGAGTCTTACAGaggcaaaattttgaattgatgTTACTCCTATAGCCTCAAGATCTGTTTGCAATCCAAAATGCAAACCTGAACTCATTTCATGTGATCTTAACTAGAGTAATCCCAGACCTGGAGGGAAACATTGAAACAAGCTTAAATGCATTGATTTTTTTCTCTGTAATCAGGACTTCGGGGTATCGGATGGAATGTAATTGCCTCTACCATCTTGACTATTGTTTTCAACGTCACATTCAGTTATGCTTCTCTCCCGGTGTGTAAGAAGTTCTATATGCCTACTCATATTTGTTCTTGACCTGGAcgttgaaaaccaaaattctaTTGCCTAGAAAGATTAGATAAAAAAAGCTATAGAATCTCCAGTTCAGCAGGCATAAAGCAAGGGAGCAGACAACTGGCTAGAAAAGATTTCTGATTTGAAGCAGCAAATCCAATTTTAGCAGTAGGATGTAGTTATTAATTTGGTGGTGGCTGATGTTATCTTTGTAGGGATGGGTTCCTTCTCTTCTGTTTCCTGTATACATTGAGAACATCCATAAAAACAAGCATGGAGATGATACAGAAAATTATGACAAAAAAGGAAGGTAACAATTACAGTGCATTATTACCCAACAGTGCTTGCGATTAAGGCCGCTTTTAATGGTTTATTTAAATCTGTCATATCTATCTGCAGTTTCTTCTCAGATGATTTTGAAATGTTGCTGAGCACCCTGTGTCCTCCTAAATCACCCAACAAACTCAAACTGACAGAGCTTTGGAAGATGCCCGTACATATCATCCTGTGGTTAGTTCAGGACCTACTCATGTCAGTTCCCATATGATTTCATGATTAGGCCTCTAAGTAGTAGCTAGACTTATGTTACAGGATAAAAGAGAAGATGGGATGGACAGCTCTGTATTTTTTGGCCAGGCTAGAAGCTATTTCCCTGTCAAAAGAGGCTGACGATTTCGATAGAACTTTGTACATGGCTAGGAAGCAAGCAGAGACAAAAGTGAAGTCCAGCTGAAGCAAATTTTTGTTGTCTATGCTCTACAGAGAAGTGAAACAATATTCTTGAGTGTCAGAAATTGATATGATCAGATTTGCATATTCAAAGTCCAGATTATCTGGAAAAATTAAGTATTTAACAGAATGAAGTCAGGAAAGACGATCATCGAGTTTCAGCTGCTCAATAATTCCAATGTAAACAAGCTTCATGCCTCAACTTGATTTGAGGCAATTATCTCTAAATGAAATGAGCAGTAACTGCGTTAATTTGTGCAGTTATATTCATGAGTTCAAAGTCACACTAGCTTAAAGCTTGCAAATAAAAAAAGCTCTTTGTAATTATATCCTTCCATGGTGAGGACCCTTAGAGTTGCCTGAAGTCCCCATTGTATCATCAAGAACCACAGATTTTCTGTCCAGGAATAATCAAATATGTCCACTAATAGCTGGAAGTTAATTTTCTCAAGTAATTAATACAATCTTTGTGAACCCAATGTATTTGTCCATACTTCTATTACTATCTCTATCATTCAACACTGGAAGTACTTTCCATGATGAAAACATCTTGATGTTCATGCTGCCAAGACATAATGGCAATGTGAATGCTTTCTGATGTTTCTTTTATACAACGTATGTTGCAATCAAAAGTTGCAGGCAAGTACTTGTATACACGTGGTCCAACGTATAATCAAGCACCAGGACGCCATAGATAACATGGTAAAGTGATTAAAATGTGATGAATTCCAGACTTATTGCGTCACCAAAGCTAAAAAGTATTGATGAGTTAATTTGGTCTTACACTAATGACATCAGTTGTACAAAAGTAGTATACTGTAAGGAAATTGACCAAGCCAAAAAAGGATGAACAAAAAACAGTTGAGTACATACAAGCATATTCAAAGTACCAAATCTTGCAGACTTGGCTTGATCTCCGGTATTatgttcttgaaatttttgtgcCAGGATATTCAATGAACTGATGCTAGACTTTCCACATACATAACAGGTCCATCATCAATACACTGATAGGGATGGAGCTCAATATTCTTGGATGACCTGTTTTTTAGATTGTATGCCAATATGAATGAAATGTTAGCAACTAAAATGTCCTCATCCAGAATATCCTCCTCAAACTTGTTAGAAAAGAGTACTGGCACTACCAACCGATATAGCCCTTTCCCCTGAAACCCACTCCTCCGCTTCGATATGACTTTGGTAATAATGAACAGGGTAGTCCAAGACTCCTTCAAACCATATTCTCTCATTCTTATAACCACAGTATCATCTGTAGATTTCCAGTTGTAGCCAAGTAAATAcatccatcttttttttttttggctctctTTGTTCTCGTATCTTACATGCTAACTATTGTCTTCTTTAGGGTCTGCTATTACTGGTCCGATAGGGAAGGAGTGTGCTGATCTGTGGCCCAGGATTGCTAGTGCTGCTAATGCCATTGTTTGAGATTTGGTCTGCCTTGTCACTTTTAGTTAAACTTTGACAAGTACGAgattttgtatgatattttttGTGTGTGAATGGCAGTTGGCTTTGCTGAAACTTGCAACTCTCTAGCTCaagtatttttccttttttttttgtttttaaatattGTTCAGTTCCCTTTTGTCTGAACAGGCATTCCCATGGTTTGCAAAACAAAAAGTCTAGCTGtgaatttggaaggaatttaAAACTGGTAGTATTATATAGAAGTGGTGATTCAGAGGATTTGCTTCTCATTTCCTTTTGCTTTGGATCTGTTTCACTAATTGGAGATCTCATACGACAAAGATCTTAGGATCAGCTCAAATGTAGAAAGTTTTGGGTGGTGGTGATTTGTTTTTTTCCCCTGTTGCCCATGCACAATGCAGACTTGTTGAGTTAATAATCAGAAATCGTATTGATTCCATTAAAGAGTTTCACGCACATTTTGCTTGTAAACTTGTCTCCCTTAAAGAACTGCAGGCAGTTCAGTTGACTTTTCTCGTGTTCTAGTCATTACTTGCGAGTAAGCATGGAGTTGAATCTGAAATTGGTAATAGTAGTTAGTGTCTCTTACTGTTTTTCCATTTGCACCCGGAATATTCTTTGAGAATTACTCATAATGGTACCATTTATCTTGACCATCATTCTTTGGGGGCAGAATTAGAATTGCATtttccttgtttggattgtgattttctgtcgaaaattttttacatttttatgaacatattttttaaattatttttttaatgggataatttcagaaacctcccctgaggtttctgacactttcactgacatcccctgaggttctcaaaatttcacttacctcccttgcttttgattttgtggtaaCAATCCAGTCCAAAtcagattaaaatattattttcatgtgTGAGAAGGTATTTTTATTCCATAGCTACCCTTTGCAGAAGTTGTATTAGTAGAAgattcaaagaaaaataaatgatttggacTAATTAGTAAAGTTGAGGGGGGGTAAGTGCAATACAAAAAATTGCATGCACCAGATGTGCCATGCAACAGTTATTTGGCAGATTTTGCAACGGCTAGCTGCAAATTGCAACGGCCAGAAGGTTTGCTGTTTCAGTAGCAATAGCATATAAAGCAAAGCAACTTAACTACCTCTGAGGTTTCAAGCTATTAACATTCTTTGCTACTAATTTGGAGTGATAACAAGTGCATTTGCTGTGCTACAATTAGAGCTCTGAGTAAAAAGTTTTAGCTGCAACCATGGCCTCTTCAAGCCATAGGGGAGAATCATGGAATTCACCTACATCTTTCTCCATTAAAAACAGGTTTTGCCGCTGTAATCGCAAAGCAACCGTAATGATATCAGAGAGTGAAAGGAATCCAGACAAGTTGTATTTCTATtgagaaatttccaactttgtgatgaattttaaaaaaattctacaaaaggggtgattttGGGTTTAATTTCCGTCAGGGGATTTGTGAATTCCACGAATGCGAGctcttctcaatttttttttttccttttttaagagCTAGGGAATTATTTCTAGGAAGCAAATGCGAGctcttatcttttttattttggtattttttgagAGGTAGGGAATTATTTGCAGAAAgcttctaatttttgttttaaaaaatgttgcaaatatttaaaattttgcaaatagctcgcatttgttaaatttgacctgcaaaaattgtatttaacttttttgttagatttcgcatttataagtatgacttgtagaaaattagattcaaatttagatgtattagggttttaaaaatattatataagtgataaaaattttataa
This Coffea arabica cultivar ET-39 chromosome 3e, Coffea Arabica ET-39 HiFi, whole genome shotgun sequence DNA region includes the following protein-coding sequences:
- the LOC113737938 gene encoding peroxygenase 1-like; this encodes MRLERGMAENVEDKAEATQASIASKRNFGSSKQSSGAGTGPRNCGWTALQQHISDFDVNKDGILYPWETYAGLRGIGWNVIASTILTIVFNVTFSYASLPGWVPSLLFPVYIENIHKNKHGDDTENYDKKGSFFSDDFEMLLSTLCPPKSPNKLKLTELWKMPVHIILWIKEKMGWTALYFLARLEAISLSKEADDFDRTLYMARKQAETKVKSS